From the genome of Gorilla gorilla gorilla isolate KB3781 chromosome 4, NHGRI_mGorGor1-v2.1_pri, whole genome shotgun sequence:
GTCTAGAGAACAAAGGGGGTGATGCCCCTGGGTGAAACAAATTTGGGTTTTAGAAAACTCCGCCTACAGCTTTCTCCCTGCCTCTAAACTGCGGTGGCTGTGGCCGCTCACACCTGACCAGCTGAGCACCGCCATCTAGTGGCCACCAGGCTCAGTTCCCTTCCTCGGGACAGGCCATGGATGAACAGACTTGCTGGTCACCAAGGCTCAGCCAGAGAGACTGTGTTCTCTTCACCCAGCTTGCTGACCACCatgctgtgccaggcactgggccagggccaagggcCCAAGCAGAACCAGCGGGCAGCAGTCATGTGGCAAAACTGCCGTTTGAATTAGAGGCTGGCCTATTTGGCAAACACCAGGCACCCTGTGTGTGGGTTGACGCCACATGTGGGGCTGGTCTGTCCCAGGAGGCATCTGGGCTTTACCCTGTAAGCAGAAGGTCATCTAGCAGATTCTGATGTGAGGGAGGGGCTCAGGAAGGTCATCTTGTCCCCACCTCAGCTTGAAGCAGGCACAGCTTGGCTGTAGGCTCCTTGAAAGGGCATCCAGACTTCTCTCTCCATGGCTGGTATTATCCTGCTGTGCAGTCTAGAAGCCAGTCTAGGGTTTGGCCAGAGGCTTTAGAAGTTGGGGCCTTCCATTTGGGGAAGCAGGACAGGAGGCACCCCAGAGAATGGGGTCTGAGCCAGGCTAGGAGGATGGGGGGTTTGGGTGGAGGCTGGACGGGCTGAGGGCTTACCCTTCTCTGTTTGCTGTGTCTGCCTGCAGCAGATGCAAATCAGAGTGTGGTTTAGAACAGAGAGAGGACAGCCAcagcggctcacatctgtaatcctagcactttgggaggctgaggccagaggatcacttgaggccaggagttcaagaccagcctgggcaacataacaagacttggtctctgaaaaaaaaaattatttgggcgcagtgtcatgtgcctgtagtcccagctccttggcaggctgtggcaggaagattgcttgagctcagaagtctgaggctgcagtgggctatgatggtgccactgcactctagccctgggtggcaaagtgagactttgtctctaaaaaaaaaagagagagagagagaacatactGTCATACTGTCCACCACTAGGGCTTGGTACATGAATGCATATAGTGGAAAATCATGCAGCTGTTAAATGATGATgcagacaaatatttattgatgtggAAAGATGTTCACAACATATTGTTGAGTGAGAAAagcaaattacaaaataatttgtacGGCATGAgcccattttgaaaaaaatgattatatatGTGTGGAAAAAATCTGGTAGTGTTTATCTCCAGGTGGCAAAATGATGgctaattacatttttttgtattgcTTATCTATAGTTTCTGACCTTTCTACaatgaatatttaattaaaaagataatgaaagtTTGGAACACAACCACGACCAAATCTGTCTGTATCTTTGGTTCTCTGTGCAGACAACTTTAGATAGTTAAGGGTTGGCCAGGTGTGATCTATATGTACCGGTTGTataggtcatgcctgtaatcccagcactttgggaggaagaggtgggagggtcgctcgAGCCcaacagttcgagaccagcctgggcagcatggcgaaaccttgtctctagtaaaatacaaaaatgagctgggcatggtggtgtatgcctgtggtcccagctactagagaggctgaggtgggtggatcgcttgagccagggagattgaggctgtagtgagctgtgatagcaccacttcactctagccggggcaacaaagcaagaccctgtctcaaaaaacaaaaacaagatagtTAAGGGTTGAGTGTGAGGAAAGGTCTGAGGGTTGAGAAGGGGTGGAGGATGCACCTGGGCCTGTGACAGGGGTCCACGGAGGTGGCTGATGGCAAAAGCTGGGGGACTCCAACTGCTGATGCTGAAACAAGCTTGTGTCTCACATACACAGGGACAGTTCACTGAGCTTCAGTGACAGGCACCTCCTGCTCATCACATCTTTTCTCTCTAGGACAGCTTTGCCCTTATTTTAACTAGACTTCCCTTGAACCAAAAGGGAAGGCTACATGCTGTGACTTGCTGGGCAGCCTGGAAAGGCGGGCCACTCCTAGCCACAGAGATGAGACAGAGTTCAGACAAGAGCTTATCCCcagtcttccttttctattttgtttattttattttatttttttatttattgagacagagtctctgtcacccaggctggggtgcagtgatgcgacattggctcactgcagtctccacctcctgggctcagctgatcctcccacctcagcctcccgaatagctgggaccacagtagtgcaccaccatacctggctaatttttttgtattttttgtgcagACAaaatttcaccacattgcccaggctggtctcgaactcctgggctcaagcgatccgcccacctcagcctcccaaagtgctcggattacaggcatgagccactatgcccagccttgcTCTTCCTTTAAAGCCTCCTGTCCTTCCCCAGGTCCCCAGTTCATAGCAGGATCAAAGGTCACTGGGCCCTCACCCCATCTTCAAGATGCTCTTCCCTATGTCACTGCTTACGCCCAGGTCAGATGTGACTAGAGCCTAAGGAGCTCCCACCTCCCTCTCTGTGCTGGGACTCACAGAGGGAGACctcaggaggcagtctgtccatcaCATGTCCAAATGCAGAGCATaccctgggctgggcgcagtggcgcacaactgtaatcccagcactttgggaggctgatgcggaaggatcacttgagcccagaagttctagaccagcctgggcaacatggcaagaccctatctctacaaaaaaagttaaaaaatcagccacgtgtggtgacgcacacctgtagacccagctattcaggaggctgaggtgaggggatcacttaaggctgggaggttgaggctgcagtgagtcgtggttgcgccactgcactccagcctgggcaacagtgagaccctgtctcaaaagacaaaaaaaaaagaacatatcctGGTGTGGAGTAGGGGACGTTGCTCTGACAGAGGCTCGGGGGCCTGAGCTGGCTCTGTGAGCTGGGGAGGAGGCAGACAGCCAGGCCTTGTCTGCAAGCAGACCTGGCAGCGTTGGGCTGGCCGCTCCCCAGGGCCTCCTCTTCATGCCCAGTGAATGACTCACCTTGGCACAGACACAATGGTCCGGGTGGGCACACTGCCTGCTTCCCGCCGCACCCCAGCCCCCCTCAAATGCCTTCCGAGAAGCCCATTGAGCAGGGGGCTtgcattgcaccccagcctgacaGCCTGGCATCTTGGGATAAAAGCAGCACAGCGCCCTAGGGGCTGCCCTTGCTGTGTGGCGCCACCGGCGGTGGAAAACAAGGCTCTATTCAGCAAGTGCCCGGGAAAGGGGATCAGGGGACGCCCAGGCATGGACAGTGGGTGGCAGGGGGGGAGAGGAGGGCTGTCTGCTTCCCAGAAGTCCAAGGACACAAATGGGTGAGGGGACTGGGCAGGGTTCTGACCCTGTGGGACCAGAGTGGAGGGCGTAGATGGACCTGAAGTCTCCAGGGACAACAGGGCCCAGGTCTCAGGCTCCTAGTTGGGCCCAGTGGCTCCAGCGTTTCCAAACCCATCCATCCCCAGAGGTTCTTCCCATCTCTCCAGGCTGATGTGTGGGAACTCGAGGAAATAAATCTCCAGTGGGAGACGGAGGGGTGGCCAGGGAAACGGGGCACTGCAGGAATAAAGACGAGCCAGCACAGCCAGCTCATGTGTAACTGCTTTGTGGACCTGTCAAGGCCTGGTCTCTGGGAGAGAGGCACAGGGAGGCCAGACAAGGAAGGGGTGACCTGGAGGGACAGATCCAGGGGCTAAAGTCCTGATAAGGCAAGAGAGTGCCGGCCCCCTCTTGCCCTATCAGGACCTCCACTGCCACATAGAGGCCATGATTCACCCTTAGACAAAGGGCTGGTGTCCAATCCCAACCCCCAGCCCCAGAACTCCAGGGAATGAATGGGCAGAGAGCAGGAATGTGGGACATCTGTGTTCGAGGGAAGGACTCCAGGAGTCTGCTGGGAATGAGGCCTAGTAGGAAATGATCATATAGGTGGCCCTTGAGGGTACAGAACAGGTTCATTCTTCGCCAAATTCCCAGCACCTTGCAGGCACTTACAGCTGAGTGAGATAATGCCTGGGTTATGAAATCAAAAAGTTGGAAAGCAGGTCAGAGGTCATCTGGTACAGcccttccttccccctttttttttttttttttttgagacaaggtctctctctgttgcccaggctggagtggcgcaaacacagctcactgcagcctcaacctactgggctcaagcaatcctccagcctcagcctcccaaagtgctgggattacaagcatgagccaccccactcagccctttccttcctttttaattgACGCATAATAATTGTAAGTATTCATCATGGTCCAACCAACCCTTTCTTGACCCACCTTCCTAGAGAGAGGGTCCTCTTGCTTCAGCAGTCAGGGCCCCAGACCCATGGTCTGGCTCCAGGCACCACCTGCCTCATGCAGGAGTTGGCATGCCCAGGAAGCTCTGCCTCTGGGCACAGTGACCTCAATGGGGTGAGGGGAGCTCTCCCCATAGCTGGGCTGCGGCCCAACCCCACCCCCTCAGGCTATGCCAGGGGGTGTTGCCAGGGGCACCCGGGCATCGCCAGTCCAGCCCACTCCTTCATAAAGCCCTCGCATCCCAGGAGCGAGCAGAGCCAGAGCAGGATGGAGAGGAGACGCATCACCTCCGCTGCTCGCCGCTCCTACGTCTCCTCAGGGGAGATGATGGTGGGGGGCCTGGCTCCTGGCCGCCGTCTGGGTCCTGGCACCCGCCTCTCCCTGGCTCGAATGCCCCCTCCACTCCCGACCCGGGTGGACTTCTCCCTGGCCGGGGCACTCAATGCTGGCTTCAAGGAGACCCGGGCCAGTGAGCGGGCAGAGATGATGGAACTCAATGACCGCTTTGCGAGCTACATCGAGAAGGTTCGCTTCCTGGAACAGCAAAACAAGGCGCTGGCTGCTGAGCTGAACCAGCTGCGGGCCAAGGAGCCCACCAAGCTGGCAGACGTCTACCAGGCTGAGCTGCGAGAGCTGCGGCTGCGGCTCGATCAACTCACCGCCAACAGCGCCCGGCTGGAGGTTGAGAGGGACAATCTGGCACAGGACCTGGCCACTGTGAGGCAGAAGTGaggaggggatggggaaggggggCCTTGTGAGCAGAAGGGGCTGAAACCCCAAGAGGGAGTGCCCGAGAAGTCTCAGGCAGGGGCCGAACCTCCCTGCTCCCTGGGTCTCCCTACCTCTTGATGGGGCACTATCCTTGCCCCCCAACATGACGGGAGGGACCAGAAACAGGCCCAGGGCCCCGGGGATCTGATGCCCGCATGCCTTCTGCCAGGAGTCCAGGGTCCCCTCAGCACCTCCCTACTGGGGAAAGCAGTGCAGGAGCAGCTGGGCCCCTGTGTTTCATTCATGGCTGGGCTTTGTGACTGTGGGCAGCGAGCTCACCTATTCTGAGCCTGTGTCCATATAAAGGAGGAGTTGGAAGCGGAGAAGGTTGATGTCCATGAGGGAGATTGGATTCTGGGgtgaaggaagtgagggaaagAGCAGGCAGTTCTGGACGCAAAGCACAGGTGACTGCCTGCCACCAGCTTGTGACCCCCATCAAGTTACTTTGACTTGCACAGCTGTGAAGCGGTGCTCAtaataaaattcatttcaaaaGGTGGTTACCTGGGATCAGAGGAATCCCCAGGGGCATGGCGCTTCGCTGAGCTGACAGGACATGCATGTGTGCCTTCAAGTGCAGgaggacgtgtgtgtgtgtgtgtgtgtgtgtgtgtgtgtgtgcaacagTGAGTGTATGCTTGTGGATGCACCTGTGTGAGCAGAAGCAGGTGCACCAACCCTGATAAGGCACCTTAGTAATGAGTTAAGGCAAAAGCCCACATCTGCTCATCCTCCAGACAAGTCCTCTGTCTAAGGCCCCCCAACCCTTAATCCTCCTGCTGCTCTACTGGTCCTGGGTGGGGGTGGTCTCTGTGACAGCTGCCTcgagggagactgaggcaggtatCCAAGTGTCCTCAGAAGAGCCTGGACCCAGGAATGTGTCCCCCCACTCCAGGCTCCAGGATGAAACCAACCTGAGGCTGGAAGCCGAGAACAACCTGGCTGCCTATAGACAggtcagggaggtggaggggaggggcaggggagggaggaaaggattGATGGCCACCCACCCAAACACAGCCCCCAAGCTCAGCCTGCCAGAGCAATGTGCTGCTCCCCACTGCCCCAGAAGGAGGGGTAAGGCAAGACTGAGGAATGGGGAGAAGGAGCCTGGGGCCCCAGTGGCCCTCTACTCCTCACCCCTCCTGCCACTCCAGGAAGCAGATGAAGCCACCCTGGCCCGTCTGGATCTGGAGAGGAAGATTGAGTCGCTGGAGGAGGAGATCCGGTTCTTGAGGAAGATCCACGAGGAGGTGAGGCCAGGGCAGAGGGAGGAAAGCTCAACACAGAGATTGCaactgagagagggagagacagagacagagaagctGAGACCGAGAGAGACactcagagagaggagagaaacagAGATTGGCAGGTAGAGACAGGAAATGaaagacaaacagaaagacaCTAAGGGAGATGGAAAGAGACAAGAGAGCATTCGAACTCCTGGCCGAGGGGCAGGCAGAAGAGGACACGATGCTGTGGGGAATCCCAGCTGTGGCCTGTACCCTGAGCCCTGGTACCGCTTCTCTCACCCTGGTCAGGAGGTTCGGGAACTCCAGGAGCAGCTGGCCCGACAGCAGGTCCATGTGGAGCTTGACGTGGCCAAGCCAGACCTCACCGCAGCCCTGAAAGAGATCCGCACACAGTATGAGGCAATGGCGTCCAGCAACATGCATGAAGCCGAGGAGTGGTACCGCTCCAAGGTAGCCCTGCCTGTGGGCCAGcctgcctcctccaggcagcccttCTTGCTCTGTACAAGAGAATGGGGGAAGGAGGGTGGAGGAAGCTGGGAGAATATCCTCTCCGGGTGACTGACTTTCACCAGAGAAGTGAGAtggcttgcccagggtcacacaggcaCTATTGCTTTCAAAAGTACCCGTTATTATTACTGCTACTATTGCTATTATTAGTAGTAGCTGATACTGTTCTGTTCTAAGCCCTGTGCTTTTCATGGATTACCTTACTATGAAGTAGGTGCTGTTCTTTGACAGATGAGAGAGCCGAAGTCCAGAGAGGTTAACtaatttgctcaaagtcacacagctcctAAGTGGTAGAGTTGGATTTCCAACTCTAGCACATCTCACTTGGGAGCCTGCATTCCATGCCTCTGCCAGTCTGTTTTGGGTTACTGAGCCtctaccatatgccaggcaccCCCCAGGACACAGAGAGGTGTCTGACCTGGAAGGTGTGATATTGACATGCACCCAAACATAGTGCCCGTAGAGAACACCACAGCTCAGAGCTTATATGTAGTGTGGGAGCCAGGAAAGACACTGTAGAGGGGGCATTTGGGCTAGGCAGGACAGGCACGCTGTGgacaggaagagaagaagggagggcCATTCCTGGTGGAGGACAGAGCCTGGAGGCAGAAAAGCACAGAGAGGCAGGGCCCCAAGATGCTAGCCTAGCCAGGGCACCTAGCTGAGGAGTGTGAGTGGCAGAAGCCACTGGTGTCTGAGCAGGGTGAGGGCCCGATGGGGCTGGGAGGACCTCCCTGTAGGTGGGGGAGAAAGGGCTATTAGAACCCAGGGTGaggccgggcacgttggctcacacctgtaatcccagcactttgggaggccgaggcatgcggatcacctgag
Proteins encoded in this window:
- the GFAP gene encoding glial fibrillary acidic protein isoform X1 — protein: MERRRITSAARRSYVSSGEMMVGGLAPGRRLGPGTRLSLARMPPPLPTRVDFSLAGALNAGFKETRASERAEMMELNDRFASYIEKVRFLEQQNKALAAELNQLRAKEPTKLADVYQAELRELRLRLDQLTANSARLEVERDNLAQDLATVRQKLQDETNLRLEAENNLAAYRQEADEATLARLDLERKIESLEEEIRFLRKIHEEEVRELQEQLARQQVHVELDVAKPDLTAALKEIRTQYEAMASSNMHEAEEWYRSKFADLTDAAARNAELLRQAKHEANDYRRQLQSLTCDLESLRGTNESLERQMREQEERHVREAASYQEALARLEEEGQSLKDEMARHLQEYQDLLNVKLALDIEIATYRKLLEGEENRITIPVQTFSNLQIRETSLDTKSVSEGHLKRNIVVKTVEMRDGEVIKESKQEHKDVM
- the GFAP gene encoding glial fibrillary acidic protein isoform X2, with amino-acid sequence MERRRITSAARRSYVSSGEMMVGGLAPGRRLGPGTRLSLARMPPPLPTRVDFSLAGALNAGFKETRASERAEMMELNDRFASYIEKVRFLEQQNKALAAELNQLRAKEPTKLADVYQAELRELRLRLDQLTANSARLEVERDNLAQDLATVRQKLQDETNLRLEAENNLAAYRQEADEATLARLDLERKIESLEEEIRFLRKIHEEEVRELQEQLARQQVHVELDVAKPDLTAALKEIRTQYEAMASSNMHEAEEWYRSKFADLTDAAARNAELLRQAKHEANDYRRQLQSLTCDLESLRGTNESLERQMREQEERHVREAASYQEALARLEEEGQSLKDEMARHLQEYQDLLNVKLALDIEIATYRKLLEGEENRITIPVQTFSNLQIRGGKSTKDGENHKVTRYLKSLTIRVIPIQAHQIVNGAPPARETSLDTKSVSEGHLKRNIVVKTVEMRDGEVIKESKQEHKDVM